One region of Parerythrobacter jejuensis genomic DNA includes:
- a CDS encoding PQQ-dependent sugar dehydrogenase has product MSTRRKILIALLVIVLALGLALFFLTRGNTAALSVDEVTGTDPTLAEPQGEAVPTVRIAEPVGWEDGELPTAADGLVVNRFAEGLDHPRVLHRLPNGDVLVTLTRAPKSEDGGGITGWIADLLMGWAGATGDSANELVLLRDADGDGTAEVKQVLTDALDSPSGIAWREGTLYIANHDALLAFPYELGTMELTGEPRKLMDLAPGGGHWMRNIELSPDGTRIYVAVGSVSNIGEQGMEVEEGRAMIWEYNLETNSQRPFAVGLRNPNGLDWNPMSGELWTTVNERDMLGSDLVPDYLTNVPVGAQYGWPWVYWKDNFDDRVDAPMPNFLTEYTRRPEYAMGPHVAALGLVFSAEGNRMGPAFGRGAFIARHGSWNRKPPSGYDVVYVPFDERGNPLGKPIPVLTDFLKDNGDTRGRPTWVEWGGDGSLLVTDDTAGIVWRVQAPDAEPAPAIARFESESLRPRTELRGDPRASFSEDFARENNPLGN; this is encoded by the coding sequence ATGAGCACTCGCCGCAAAATACTGATCGCCCTTCTTGTCATCGTCCTGGCCCTTGGCCTTGCCTTGTTCTTCCTCACTCGCGGTAATACCGCCGCGCTGTCCGTGGACGAAGTCACCGGAACGGATCCGACCCTTGCAGAACCGCAGGGCGAGGCGGTCCCGACAGTGCGGATCGCCGAACCGGTCGGCTGGGAAGACGGCGAATTGCCAACAGCGGCGGACGGTCTTGTCGTCAACCGCTTTGCCGAGGGTCTGGACCACCCACGCGTGCTCCATCGGCTGCCTAACGGCGACGTTCTGGTCACGCTGACCCGCGCACCAAAAAGTGAAGACGGCGGCGGCATCACCGGCTGGATCGCAGACCTGTTGATGGGCTGGGCCGGGGCAACCGGCGATTCGGCCAACGAGCTGGTCCTGCTGCGAGATGCCGACGGCGATGGCACTGCCGAAGTCAAACAGGTGCTGACGGATGCCCTTGATTCACCTTCGGGCATCGCCTGGCGCGAGGGCACACTTTATATCGCCAATCACGACGCGCTCCTGGCCTTTCCCTATGAATTGGGCACGATGGAGTTGACCGGCGAACCGCGCAAATTGATGGATCTTGCACCGGGCGGGGGGCACTGGATGCGCAATATCGAGCTCAGTCCTGACGGGACACGCATTTATGTTGCGGTCGGCTCGGTCTCGAATATCGGCGAGCAGGGCATGGAGGTCGAAGAGGGCCGAGCCATGATCTGGGAGTATAATCTCGAGACCAATTCGCAGCGCCCGTTTGCGGTTGGTTTGCGCAATCCCAACGGGCTCGACTGGAATCCGATGTCGGGCGAGCTTTGGACCACCGTCAACGAGCGTGACATGCTCGGCAGCGATCTGGTGCCTGATTATCTGACCAATGTCCCGGTCGGCGCGCAATATGGCTGGCCGTGGGTCTATTGGAAGGACAATTTCGACGACCGCGTCGACGCGCCGATGCCCAATTTCCTGACCGAATATACCCGGCGACCCGAATACGCGATGGGCCCGCATGTGGCCGCACTGGGCCTGGTCTTCAGCGCGGAGGGTAACCGAATGGGGCCGGCATTTGGCCGCGGTGCCTTTATCGCTCGCCACGGGTCTTGGAACCGCAAGCCGCCGTCAGGGTATGACGTGGTCTATGTTCCCTTCGATGAAAGGGGCAATCCGCTCGGTAAGCCCATTCCGGTTCTGACCGATTTCCTCAAGGACAATGGCGATACACGCGGGCGGCCGACCTGGGTCGAATGGGGCGGCGATGGATCGTTGCTGGTCACCGATGATACGGCCGGGATTGTTTGGCGCGTTCAGGCGCCGGATGCCGAGCCTGCTCCCGCGATTGCGCGCTTCGAAAGCGAAAGCTTGCGGCCACGTACAGAGCTGCGCGGTGATCCTCGCGCCAGCTTCTCCGAGGATTTCGCGCGCGAAAACAACCCGCTGGGGAACTGA
- a CDS encoding L-threonylcarbamoyladenylate synthase has translation MGGKNATEVLRADAAGIAQAARILNAGGLVAVPTETVYGLAARADRADAVAAIYAAKGRPDFNPLIVHVADLEQAERLVDMDERAAGLVRRFWPGPLTMVLPVRPDSGLAKAVTAGLPTLAVRMPAHPTMRAVLAQTEAPLAAPSANASETVSPTCPDHVLKTLRGRIDAVLDGGASADGLESTIVALRDDGTWNLLRPGPIEEGELSEILGPCENAMTSSIEAPGQLARHYAPGKPVRLNATSASSDEFHIGFGDVAGDWSLSPEGSLTEAAARLYAGLHRGAESVRARIAIAPIPDDGLGAAINDRLRRAAA, from the coding sequence ATGGGCGGCAAGAACGCTACGGAAGTGCTGCGGGCAGATGCAGCGGGAATCGCGCAAGCGGCGCGAATTCTCAATGCCGGTGGGCTGGTGGCGGTTCCGACCGAGACGGTCTACGGCCTTGCTGCGCGCGCAGACCGGGCAGACGCCGTCGCAGCTATCTATGCCGCCAAGGGTCGTCCCGATTTCAATCCGCTGATCGTACATGTCGCTGATCTGGAGCAGGCGGAGCGCCTCGTCGATATGGACGAAAGGGCCGCGGGACTGGTCCGGAGATTCTGGCCCGGCCCGCTTACGATGGTCCTGCCGGTTCGCCCGGATTCCGGGCTCGCTAAGGCGGTGACGGCGGGATTGCCAACTTTGGCGGTGCGGATGCCCGCGCACCCGACCATGCGCGCAGTGTTGGCGCAAACGGAAGCACCCTTGGCGGCACCGTCCGCCAATGCCAGTGAAACGGTCAGTCCGACCTGTCCCGATCATGTCCTGAAAACTCTGCGTGGAAGGATCGATGCAGTTCTTGACGGCGGCGCTAGTGCTGACGGGTTGGAGTCAACCATTGTGGCACTGCGTGATGACGGAACGTGGAACCTGCTCCGGCCTGGCCCGATCGAAGAAGGTGAATTGTCCGAGATCCTGGGCCCTTGCGAAAACGCCATGACGTCTTCGATCGAGGCGCCGGGACAATTGGCTCGCCACTATGCGCCTGGAAAGCCGGTGCGCCTCAATGCCACCAGCGCATCATCTGACGAGTTTCATATCGGCTTTGGTGACGTGGCTGGCGACTGGTCGCTCTCCCCAGAGGGAAGTCTGACAGAGGCAGCCGCGCGGCTCTACGCTGGCTTGCATCGCGGTGCGGAAAGTGTGCGTGCCCGGATTGCGATTGCCCCTATCCCGGACGATGGACTCGGTGCAGCCATCAACGACAGGTTACGCCGGGCAGCGGCCTAG
- a CDS encoding head GIN domain-containing protein, with protein sequence MLNTFFKKIMPVAAIGMGLALSGCDGMNISIGDSDGVPLAELDMSGPAPTELVLAGPDTVVVTEGDELSIDVEGDAAAIEAMRFTLEDGTLGIMREKDGWEDNGTTTVRVTMPNPAEVVLAGSGRAELAGLAEAAEVTIAGSGTANAGEIAASKLEVTVAGSGSFEAAGTATSLEMTIAGSGDAKMSGLKVDTAEITIAGSGSAEFASDGTVEASIVGSGDVVVTGNATCTVDSMGSGTVTCKATAAAPADEAVEEATDEAATDEEA encoded by the coding sequence ATGCTCAACACGTTTTTCAAAAAGATCATGCCTGTCGCGGCCATCGGAATGGGCCTGGCCCTGTCCGGCTGTGACGGAATGAACATTTCCATCGGCGATAGCGATGGCGTGCCTCTGGCGGAGCTCGACATGAGCGGCCCTGCCCCCACGGAGCTGGTCCTGGCAGGTCCGGACACAGTGGTGGTTACCGAAGGTGACGAACTATCCATCGATGTCGAAGGCGATGCTGCGGCCATCGAAGCGATGCGCTTCACCCTCGAGGATGGCACACTGGGTATCATGCGCGAGAAAGATGGCTGGGAAGACAACGGCACCACGACGGTCCGCGTCACCATGCCCAATCCTGCCGAAGTCGTATTGGCCGGTTCAGGCCGGGCAGAGTTGGCTGGCTTGGCAGAAGCCGCCGAAGTCACGATTGCCGGGTCCGGCACGGCCAATGCAGGGGAAATCGCTGCCAGCAAACTTGAAGTTACCGTCGCGGGATCGGGCAGTTTCGAAGCGGCCGGCACAGCGACCAGTCTGGAAATGACTATTGCTGGATCGGGTGATGCCAAAATGTCCGGGTTGAAAGTGGACACGGCTGAGATCACGATCGCTGGCTCGGGCAGTGCAGAATTCGCCTCCGACGGAACGGTCGAGGCTAGCATTGTCGGATCAGGCGATGTCGTCGTCACTGGCAACGCAACCTGTACTGTCGATTCGATGGGCTCGGGTACCGTCACCTGCAAAGCCACAGCAGCGGCCCCAGCTGATGAAGCGGTGGAAGAAGCGACCGACGAAGCGGCCACTGACGAAGAAGCCTGA
- a CDS encoding CarD family transcriptional regulator, translating to MAAKAPAFDVGDYVVYPKHGVGRVIELQNEEIAGMQLELYVLRFEKERMTLRVPTNKVESIGMRKLSSDKTLKEAMETLKGKPKVKRTMWSRRAQEYEAKINSGEIVLIAEVTRDLFRPDDQPEQSYSERQIFEAASSRLARELAAMEKTDEPTALEKILDVLREHAPQYYNTEEEEA from the coding sequence ATGGCAGCCAAGGCTCCCGCCTTCGATGTAGGCGATTATGTTGTATACCCCAAGCACGGCGTGGGCCGTGTGATCGAACTGCAGAATGAAGAGATCGCCGGCATGCAGCTGGAACTCTATGTCTTGCGGTTCGAGAAAGAGCGGATGACCCTGCGGGTCCCGACCAACAAGGTCGAATCCATCGGCATGCGCAAGCTCTCCAGCGACAAGACGCTGAAAGAGGCGATGGAAACGCTCAAGGGCAAGCCCAAGGTCAAGCGGACCATGTGGAGCCGCCGCGCCCAGGAATACGAAGCCAAGATCAACTCCGGCGAAATTGTTCTGATTGCCGAGGTCACTCGTGATCTGTTCCGGCCTGATGACCAGCCCGAGCAAAGCTATTCCGAACGCCAGATCTTCGAAGCGGCCTCCAGCCGCCTCGCCCGGGAACTGGCCGCAATGGAAAAGACTGACGAGCCGACCGCACTCGAGAAAATCCTCGATGTTCTGCGCGAGCATGCTCCGCAGTATTACAACACCGAGGAAGAAGAAGCCTGA
- a CDS encoding DUF815 domain-containing protein: MSDQGDPLARIADALERLSPPHIDPDWSAYPAHFWNGHTTRGLARIEAPTLEQLRGIDRQKSVVTSNVARHAQGHAAHDMLLWGSRGMGKSALIRAAVISSQSSGHPLVLVQASNASLDRLPRLFDALGQVERQFIVLLDDIGFAVADRHELRQLRSFLEGGIEPRPANIRLAVTTNQRAIVERSASEQSGSLHERDTLDDSLALADRFGLSVGFHACSQAEYLEIISAYADPLELTYDTGSALEWVRQRGAQSGRTAWQYVVELAGRAGRTL, from the coding sequence GTGTCCGATCAGGGAGATCCCTTGGCGCGGATTGCAGACGCTCTCGAGCGCTTGTCGCCGCCGCACATCGATCCTGATTGGAGTGCCTACCCGGCCCACTTCTGGAACGGACACACCACGCGCGGGCTAGCGCGGATTGAAGCGCCAACGTTAGAGCAGCTGCGTGGTATAGATCGGCAAAAATCGGTTGTTACCAGCAATGTCGCGCGCCATGCGCAGGGCCATGCTGCCCACGACATGCTGCTCTGGGGGTCTCGCGGAATGGGTAAGTCGGCCCTGATCCGTGCAGCCGTGATATCCAGCCAAAGTTCCGGCCACCCCTTGGTGCTGGTGCAGGCTTCGAATGCAAGTCTGGATCGCCTTCCCCGGTTGTTTGATGCTCTGGGCCAAGTCGAACGGCAATTCATCGTTCTCCTCGACGATATCGGCTTCGCTGTGGCCGATCGCCATGAATTGCGTCAGTTGCGCAGTTTTCTGGAAGGCGGGATCGAGCCAAGGCCCGCCAATATCCGCCTGGCCGTCACCACAAACCAGCGCGCCATTGTCGAGCGTAGCGCCTCCGAACAGTCGGGTTCGCTGCATGAACGCGACACTCTTGATGATTCACTGGCGCTGGCTGACCGGTTTGGCCTCTCGGTCGGGTTTCACGCCTGCTCGCAGGCCGAATACCTCGAAATCATATCCGCCTATGCCGATCCCCTGGAGCTGACTTACGATACGGGCAGTGCATTGGAATGGGTCCGTCAGCGCGGGGCACAATCCGGACGCACGGCGTGGCAGTATGTTGTCGAACTGGCCGGACGAGCTGGTCGAACCCTTTAA
- a CDS encoding acyl-CoA dehydrogenase: MTPFTPPTQDQLLAIRVNAGIDELGRTERFASAEPDMVEAIVEGVGQFAAGEFAPLNRIGDLEGAKLENGVVRLPDGFAEAYDEYVAQGWNSIASPVAHGGQGLPFTLACNVLENLGTANMAFNLLPMLSVGAIEALEHHGSEQQQATYLPKLVSGEWSGTMNLTEPQAGSDVGALRATAEPIEEGEHAGKYRIQGQKIYITWGDHELAKNIIHLVLARTPGAPAGSRGISLFVVPKYHVNDDGTLGPRNDLRPVSLEHKLGINASPTCVMSYGDNNACIGELVGAENKGLAAMFTMMNNARINVGAQGVQIGERATQQALAYARDRVQSSRAGSPDRTPVAIVEHPDVRRMILRMKAMTEGMRALLYFTAGQVDRGTLGDEAAAQRAEVLVPMLKAWATDVGIEVASIGVQIHGGMGFVEETGAAQHYRDARIAPIYEGTNGIQAADLVTRKLGMDGGNAVLSLFEELAHDAAGESALLALAQDCAAIAKWMRDEASLDDRLAGSVPFCTMCAVAVTGWELLKQLRAVKDGQAPAIAEGKAVTVRFFLDHIVPEAAGLRASATAGAGLLYALDANKLTA; encoded by the coding sequence GTGACACCTTTTACCCCGCCCACCCAGGACCAGTTGCTTGCCATTCGCGTCAATGCCGGAATCGACGAGCTGGGTCGCACCGAGCGATTTGCGTCCGCAGAGCCTGATATGGTGGAAGCCATCGTCGAAGGTGTGGGACAATTCGCCGCAGGTGAATTCGCACCGCTGAACCGCATTGGCGATCTTGAAGGGGCCAAGCTTGAGAACGGGGTCGTGCGCCTGCCTGACGGCTTTGCCGAAGCCTATGACGAGTATGTTGCCCAAGGCTGGAACTCGATTGCATCGCCAGTCGCACATGGCGGGCAAGGGCTCCCCTTTACGCTGGCCTGCAACGTCCTGGAGAATCTCGGCACGGCCAATATGGCCTTCAATCTGCTCCCGATGCTGTCAGTCGGTGCGATTGAAGCGCTGGAGCATCATGGCAGTGAGCAACAGCAGGCAACATATTTGCCGAAACTCGTTAGCGGCGAATGGTCAGGAACAATGAACCTCACCGAGCCTCAGGCCGGGAGCGATGTGGGCGCTTTGCGCGCAACGGCAGAGCCTATCGAAGAGGGCGAACATGCCGGGAAGTACCGCATCCAGGGGCAGAAGATCTATATCACCTGGGGCGATCACGAACTCGCCAAGAACATCATCCATCTTGTTCTCGCGCGGACCCCGGGCGCACCGGCGGGCAGCCGGGGTATCTCTCTGTTCGTCGTCCCGAAATATCACGTCAATGACGACGGAACCCTCGGACCGCGCAATGATTTGCGACCGGTCAGCCTCGAACACAAGCTGGGCATCAATGCCTCGCCCACCTGCGTTATGAGCTATGGCGACAATAATGCATGCATTGGCGAATTGGTCGGCGCGGAGAACAAGGGTTTAGCCGCAATGTTCACGATGATGAACAATGCCCGCATCAATGTCGGAGCCCAAGGCGTACAGATCGGGGAAAGGGCGACACAACAGGCCCTCGCTTATGCAAGGGACCGGGTGCAGTCCTCCCGTGCGGGGTCTCCGGATCGGACGCCGGTGGCGATCGTCGAACACCCTGATGTCCGGCGCATGATTCTGCGGATGAAAGCCATGACAGAGGGCATGCGGGCGCTGCTGTATTTCACAGCCGGACAAGTCGATCGCGGCACTCTGGGCGATGAAGCCGCAGCCCAACGCGCCGAAGTGTTAGTCCCGATGTTGAAAGCATGGGCGACCGATGTTGGCATCGAAGTCGCCTCGATTGGCGTACAAATTCACGGCGGGATGGGATTCGTCGAGGAAACGGGTGCCGCACAGCATTATCGCGACGCCCGCATCGCGCCGATTTATGAAGGCACCAATGGCATTCAGGCCGCCGACCTCGTAACCCGAAAGCTCGGCATGGATGGCGGCAACGCTGTCCTCTCTCTTTTCGAAGAACTCGCGCATGATGCAGCAGGCGAGTCTGCTTTGTTGGCGCTGGCACAGGATTGTGCCGCCATCGCGAAATGGATGCGTGATGAGGCGAGCCTGGATGACCGACTGGCCGGAAGCGTTCCGTTCTGCACCATGTGTGCAGTGGCTGTGACCGGTTGGGAGCTGCTCAAGCAATTGCGTGCGGTGAAGGATGGACAAGCCCCGGCAATTGCCGAAGGTAAAGCCGTAACCGTCCGGTTCTTCCTCGATCATATTGTTCCGGAGGCTGCCGGCCTCAGGGCATCCGCCACTGCCGGGGCCGGGCTGCTCTATGCGCTTGATGCCAACAAGCTGACAGCCTGA
- a CDS encoding GAF domain-containing protein codes for MFDFAPDATTPPAERYRQLADAADALTQGEKDSVANMANLAALMWEYVPDLNWAGFYRVVGEELVLGPFIGRPACIRIPIGQGVCGTAAETGETQRVEDVHAFPGHIACDAASQSELVVPILQSGSVIAVIDLDAPTKARFSVEDAEGIETLANRIADRI; via the coding sequence ATGTTCGATTTTGCCCCCGATGCCACCACCCCTCCCGCCGAACGCTACCGCCAATTGGCAGATGCGGCCGATGCACTCACGCAAGGCGAGAAGGATAGCGTGGCCAACATGGCCAATCTGGCCGCCTTGATGTGGGAGTATGTCCCCGACCTCAATTGGGCCGGCTTTTACCGTGTCGTTGGGGAAGAACTGGTCCTCGGGCCCTTCATTGGCAGGCCGGCCTGTATCCGGATACCGATTGGCCAAGGCGTTTGCGGCACAGCCGCCGAGACCGGCGAAACCCAGCGGGTTGAAGATGTTCATGCCTTCCCCGGTCATATTGCATGCGACGCGGCGAGCCAGTCGGAACTGGTGGTTCCGATCCTGCAGAGCGGAAGCGTGATCGCCGTTATCGATCTGGATGCGCCGACGAAAGCGCGATTCAGCGTAGAAGATGCTGAGGGTATCGAGACTCTGGCCAACCGGATCGCTGACCGCATTTGA